A single window of Leptospiraceae bacterium DNA harbors:
- a CDS encoding GAF domain-containing protein has translation MRPIPKAVKGVMDLRVPRSDCRNSTDCVETKSISSNHSKTGFIPSKITNSYKDGWDFEKDGSIDLDGEWEFYWKEFVPPNSLPMSNEELRIKNAKTAIPHSSFPIPNYITVPSSWNNHKVNGKPIGKDGFATYRLKVYLDKPLQGLTLKTDHIGTAYKLWVNGRLVTEVGKVSNDIEIANPGYLVKPFLLSESYQELDIILQVSNYHDRNGGFWRSFVLGANERIANRALVNHFLSFFLFGCLVLMGIYHLGLYSLRKQDTSAFWFGLFSILLSLRPILVGESILYALLPSSWVLLHKIEYLTVYAALPLFANFVHSIFPFEFQIKIKMWVNWIGFLFSAFVILAPSSYYTQTLVIYQIFLLGACLHCTFVLIKAAKKNRMGAKVFLAGWICLFITIINDILHHQLLIYTATLFPLGFFIFIISQAVVLSMRFSQAFNQSEELSNDLQSLTQSLENKIAEGVREQEKYSQCLLELSKSKTIDTNGLESALQEVTEECAKILEIGRCSIWVLNETGCEIKCIDLFESKENVHSKELILKQVDFPNYFTSIKEGAVLSAPDIYSHFATKDFTKLYSRQFDIHSLLDAPIRSGGKLIGIICCEQVAIQKNWTLEEENFIVSLANILASYFELNERQEAFSELTEAKQEIEDLNQFTHLVNSLSSLDDIFIEVSKYAHNKYNIAGTWLFLPDEKRENLYTHKGYSYQRVADEHYAHLITKKIPLKEKEGGMLYVTFKRKKPFYLSRIPKNEFELDREFEKALSIKSFLYIPLVRNDSCIGIFVFSNLEKEMKLSKKDVRKFSNLCSQIAGTVDTNHLLQQVDKARKETEKQNNETEALNKLIKSLNEDLNLNHIMQKVLKYVNDKFGIEHFALYKTNPEKTSIHLLDIFFPDHIMEEDRNEILNFKIPIQNVKGSHAFAFKARKPFYISKVKKYGGTKEELFMLEKFNIKSILLIPLLLNNEPIGILDFSNSDKMNLTKEDITKLSILGEQFAGIIYGSNLYKEVQKAKEQAEIESGLAIIAQNEAEQEREKSERLLLNILPAEVANELKEKGFVEPVYFENTTILFTDFKGFTQISEGLTPQELIKELDDCFSQFDHIIEHNNLEKLKTIGDSYMCAGGLPKVNATHAVDSCLAALEIQAFMNQMKEIRQSQGFPYWELRLGIHSGSVIAGVVGEKKFAYDIWGDTVNTASRMESSGTPGKINISYATQDLVKHLFDCESRGAMQAKNKGMVKMYYLNRILPEFSKDEKGMMPNEKFWDTYKGERSSLNKELVKRIQKLAAELNLLVGLQVIDTQHLWLYYLILELEEINANKDSIVVYKELKQISRELRNYATEHFELEEMLLDECKFDSMDSHIKMHRNFSEFMETRISDFHRINLDEIQSIIDYLKTWLQKHILIEDKLYCDFINSTNFDSESFFQKIMEEKKVTLSKYQSDLYTLINTVNGT, from the coding sequence TTGAGACCTATTCCGAAAGCTGTAAAGGGTGTGATGGATTTACGGGTGCCTCGATCCGATTGCCGAAATTCTACTGATTGTGTTGAAACTAAATCTATAAGCAGCAATCACTCGAAAACCGGATTTATTCCTTCAAAAATTACCAATTCTTACAAGGATGGGTGGGACTTTGAAAAGGACGGCAGTATCGATCTAGATGGAGAATGGGAATTTTATTGGAAAGAGTTTGTTCCACCCAATTCCCTCCCAATGAGTAATGAGGAATTACGAATAAAGAATGCAAAGACTGCCATTCCTCATTCCTCATTCCCCATTCCTAATTATATAACCGTTCCTTCTTCATGGAACAATCATAAAGTGAATGGCAAACCTATTGGCAAAGATGGATTTGCCACTTACAGACTAAAGGTATATCTTGATAAGCCGTTACAGGGGCTAACACTAAAAACCGATCATATCGGGACAGCATATAAGTTATGGGTCAATGGAAGACTTGTTACTGAGGTAGGCAAAGTATCCAATGATATAGAGATCGCAAACCCTGGATATTTAGTTAAGCCTTTTTTACTCTCCGAATCATATCAAGAACTAGATATAATTCTTCAAGTATCAAATTATCACGATAGGAATGGAGGATTCTGGCGTTCGTTTGTCCTTGGGGCTAACGAGCGTATTGCGAATCGAGCTTTAGTAAATCACTTCTTGAGCTTTTTCTTATTTGGTTGTCTTGTCCTCATGGGAATTTATCATCTTGGTTTGTATAGCCTGAGAAAACAAGATACTTCTGCTTTCTGGTTTGGTCTCTTTTCTATTCTACTTTCACTCCGTCCTATATTAGTTGGAGAATCCATTCTTTATGCATTACTCCCTAGTTCATGGGTTCTACTTCACAAGATAGAATACTTAACTGTATACGCTGCACTTCCTTTATTTGCAAATTTTGTTCATTCCATTTTTCCTTTTGAATTTCAAATTAAAATAAAAATGTGGGTCAATTGGATTGGATTTCTTTTTAGTGCGTTTGTTATTCTAGCGCCTTCTTCCTATTATACGCAAACTTTAGTAATATACCAAATATTCTTACTTGGGGCATGCCTACATTGCACATTTGTATTAATCAAAGCAGCAAAGAAAAATAGAATGGGTGCAAAGGTATTTCTAGCAGGATGGATTTGTCTTTTTATCACCATCATCAATGATATACTCCATCACCAACTTTTAATATACACTGCTACTTTATTTCCACTTGGTTTTTTTATTTTTATTATTTCGCAAGCTGTTGTCCTTTCCATGCGTTTTTCGCAAGCATTTAATCAATCAGAAGAATTGTCCAATGACTTGCAATCTCTTACGCAGAGTCTTGAAAATAAAATTGCAGAAGGCGTAAGAGAACAAGAAAAATACAGTCAGTGTTTGCTAGAACTTAGCAAAAGTAAAACCATTGATACTAATGGATTGGAATCTGCACTTCAAGAAGTAACCGAGGAATGTGCGAAAATTTTAGAAATCGGAAGATGTAGTATATGGGTGTTAAACGAAACTGGTTGCGAAATTAAATGTATAGATTTGTTTGAGTCCAAAGAAAATGTGCATAGCAAAGAACTAATCTTAAAACAGGTTGATTTTCCTAATTATTTTACATCTATAAAAGAAGGAGCAGTTTTGTCTGCGCCTGATATATACTCTCATTTTGCTACAAAAGATTTTACTAAATTGTATTCTCGGCAATTTGATATTCATTCATTACTCGACGCTCCAATACGTTCAGGTGGAAAGCTAATAGGCATTATCTGCTGTGAGCAAGTAGCCATTCAAAAGAATTGGACTCTAGAAGAAGAAAATTTTATTGTCTCTCTTGCCAATATTCTTGCTAGTTATTTTGAATTGAATGAGAGACAAGAGGCATTCTCAGAATTAACTGAAGCGAAGCAGGAAATTGAAGACTTAAATCAATTCACTCATTTAGTAAACTCTCTTTCTAGTTTAGATGATATATTTATTGAAGTCTCAAAGTATGCTCATAATAAATATAATATAGCAGGCACTTGGCTTTTTTTACCAGATGAAAAAAGAGAAAATCTATACACACATAAAGGATATAGTTATCAAAGAGTGGCTGATGAACATTATGCGCATCTAATAACTAAAAAGATTCCGCTCAAAGAAAAAGAGGGTGGGATGTTGTATGTAACCTTTAAAAGGAAAAAACCATTTTATCTAAGTAGAATACCAAAGAATGAATTTGAATTGGATCGTGAATTTGAAAAAGCACTTTCTATAAAGTCCTTTTTATATATACCGCTAGTTAGAAATGATAGCTGTATAGGAATTTTTGTTTTTTCTAATTTAGAAAAGGAAATGAAGCTATCTAAGAAGGATGTTCGAAAATTTAGTAACCTCTGCTCTCAGATTGCAGGAACTGTTGATACAAATCATCTTTTACAGCAAGTTGATAAAGCACGCAAAGAAACAGAAAAACAAAATAACGAAACAGAAGCATTAAACAAACTAATTAAAAGCTTAAATGAGGACTTGAATCTAAATCATATCATGCAAAAAGTTTTAAAATATGTGAATGATAAATTTGGGATTGAGCATTTTGCACTATATAAAACAAACCCAGAGAAAACTTCTATTCACCTCTTAGATATTTTTTTTCCAGATCATATAATGGAAGAGGATCGCAATGAGATATTAAATTTTAAAATTCCAATTCAAAATGTAAAAGGCTCACATGCATTTGCATTCAAAGCCAGAAAACCTTTTTACATTTCAAAGGTTAAAAAATATGGAGGAACGAAAGAAGAATTATTTATGTTAGAAAAATTTAACATAAAATCCATACTATTAATTCCTCTCCTTTTAAATAATGAACCGATTGGAATATTAGATTTTTCTAATTCTGATAAAATGAATTTAACCAAAGAAGATATTACAAAACTTTCTATTCTAGGGGAACAGTTTGCAGGAATTATCTATGGCTCCAATTTATATAAGGAAGTCCAAAAAGCAAAAGAGCAAGCAGAAATAGAAAGCGGTTTAGCCATAATTGCACAAAATGAAGCTGAGCAGGAAAGAGAAAAATCAGAGCGGTTACTACTAAATATCCTTCCAGCGGAAGTTGCTAATGAACTGAAAGAAAAAGGATTTGTAGAGCCTGTGTATTTCGAAAATACAACTATTCTATTTACAGACTTTAAAGGTTTTACGCAAATTTCTGAAGGATTAACACCGCAGGAGCTAATCAAAGAACTGGACGACTGTTTTTCTCAATTTGACCACATTATAGAGCATAATAATCTCGAAAAATTAAAGACAATAGGCGATAGTTATATGTGTGCGGGAGGTTTACCAAAAGTAAACGCTACTCACGCAGTAGATTCCTGCCTCGCAGCTCTTGAAATTCAAGCATTCATGAATCAGATGAAAGAGATTCGACAATCACAAGGATTTCCGTATTGGGAGTTACGTCTTGGTATCCACTCAGGATCTGTGATTGCAGGTGTTGTTGGAGAGAAAAAATTTGCATACGATATTTGGGGAGACACTGTAAATACGGCAAGTCGTATGGAGTCAAGTGGGACACCAGGAAAGATTAACATCTCTTATGCGACACAAGACTTAGTGAAACACCTATTTGACTGTGAGTCCCGTGGAGCGATGCAAGCTAAAAACAAAGGCATGGTAAAGATGTATTATCTCAATAGAATTCTGCCAGAGTTTTCAAAGGATGAAAAGGGAATGATGCCGAATGAAAAGTTCTGGGATACTTACAAAGGAGAAAGATCTAGTCTGAATAAGGAGCTTGTTAAACGAATTCAAAAATTGGCAGCGGAATTAAATCTATTAGTAGGATTACAAGTAATAGATACACAGCATCTTTGGTTGTATTATTTGATATTGGAGTTAGAAGAAATAAATGCAAATAAAGATTCCATCGTTGTATATAAGGAGCTAAAGCAGATTAGTCGCGAACTACGGAATTATGCAACGGAGCATTTTGAATTAGAAGAAATGTTATTAGATGAATGCAAATTTGATTCTATGGATTCTCATATTAAAATGCACAGAAATTTTTCTGAATTCATGGAAACACGAATCAGCGACTTTCACAGAATCAATCTGGATGAAATTCAATCAATTATCGACTACCTGAAAACATGGTTGCAAAAACATATTTTGATTGAAGATAAACTATATTGTGATTTTATAAATTCTACCAATTTTGATTCTGAAAGTTTTTTTCAAAAAATAATGGAAGAAAAAAAAGTTACTTTAAGTAAATACCAATCTGATTTATATACATTAATTAACACAGTTAACGGAACCTAG